One part of the Deltaproteobacteria bacterium genome encodes these proteins:
- a CDS encoding SH3 domain-containing protein, producing the protein MRRFFFLALVSLLAACSKSETTTANTKSSDDTDSTTAVASKPAEEPIVEGQAAYLLQSSSLLKQATNDRKIENPETHKKENNWKASLYRGEEVKLLKKDGEWTQVKASDGTDGWIKSKALLIAEGVSMATVLEEVKTFNRPDFLAPSKTVIAPGSLLYIIKKSNDDTFSEVNYSYTRTVWVETSKLETDSREIAAARVVSRAISLAERKDDSAAQYWDLAKSQFGDTKVVQKALASSAAGEAPAAGSSAGPETEGAGD; encoded by the coding sequence ATGCGCCGGTTTTTTTTCTTGGCATTAGTTAGTTTATTAGCGGCATGCAGCAAAAGTGAAACAACTACGGCTAATACGAAATCGTCTGATGATACTGACTCAACTACGGCGGTGGCGTCAAAACCTGCTGAAGAACCAATAGTTGAGGGACAAGCTGCGTATCTTTTGCAATCATCCTCGTTACTCAAGCAAGCAACTAATGATCGCAAAATTGAAAATCCTGAGACTCACAAAAAAGAAAATAACTGGAAAGCATCGCTTTATCGTGGTGAAGAAGTGAAGCTTTTAAAAAAAGACGGTGAATGGACTCAGGTTAAAGCTTCTGATGGTACTGATGGGTGGATAAAATCTAAAGCCTTATTGATCGCTGAAGGGGTATCCATGGCCACAGTATTAGAAGAAGTAAAGACGTTTAATCGGCCGGATTTTCTTGCTCCTAGCAAAACCGTTATAGCTCCTGGATCGCTGCTTTATATTATTAAAAAGAGCAATGATGATACTTTTAGTGAGGTCAATTATTCTTATACGCGTACCGTATGGGTTGAAACTAGCAAGCTTGAAACCGATAGCCGCGAGATTGCTGCTGCACGTGTAGTTAGTCGAGCGATTTCTTTGGCCGAACGTAAAGATGATAGCGCTGCCCAGTATTGGGATTTAGCTAAAAGCCAATTTGGTGACACTAAAGTAGTTCAAAAAGCATTAGCTTCTTCTGCTGCGGGTGAAGCTCCAGCTGCTGGGTCTTCTGCTGGACCAGAAACCGAAGGTGCTGGTGACTGA
- the mtgA gene encoding monofunctional biosynthetic peptidoglycan transglycosylase: MFVSIYKKKNYLTIAIIACVITFFLWLVLPPIDIYRYAHSAPKSWAILQQTKEKHPKLRIRHHYKPLKAIATALAFTAIMGEDVDYLGHGAFDFAAIREALKEWLIKGKKLRGASTITQQLAKNLYLSHDRSWWRKLREVRYAFWLEIVLSKRRILELYLNIIELGEGIYGVEAAAQHYFGLHASQLNYQQAAELAASIPSPKKHNPHTRTAAWYRRLQAINHRMQNFSWVRDRLTAYTIAPKRQKNSADTQPLAQPKIENANQSPAPSVSGPAEDPAAGASPAAEEANAF; encoded by the coding sequence ATGTTCGTTTCAATATATAAGAAAAAAAATTATTTAACGATTGCAATAATTGCATGCGTTATAACATTTTTTCTCTGGCTAGTCCTACCACCAATAGATATTTACCGTTATGCACATAGTGCCCCAAAATCATGGGCAATCTTACAGCAAACTAAAGAAAAACATCCAAAATTGCGTATACGTCATCATTATAAGCCGTTAAAAGCAATTGCCACTGCTTTGGCTTTCACTGCCATTATGGGTGAAGATGTTGATTATTTGGGCCATGGGGCTTTTGATTTTGCTGCCATTCGCGAAGCATTAAAAGAATGGTTGATTAAAGGCAAAAAGCTTCGTGGTGCTTCGACTATAACTCAACAGTTAGCAAAAAACCTTTACCTTTCACATGATCGATCCTGGTGGCGTAAACTACGCGAAGTTCGCTATGCTTTCTGGCTTGAAATTGTTTTAAGCAAACGTCGAATCCTTGAGCTTTATTTAAATATTATCGAATTGGGGGAAGGCATCTATGGTGTCGAAGCTGCAGCGCAGCATTATTTTGGTCTACATGCTTCCCAATTAAATTATCAGCAAGCCGCCGAATTAGCTGCAAGTATCCCTTCGCCTAAGAAACATAATCCCCATACACGCACCGCAGCTTGGTACAGACGTCTACAAGCGATTAACCATCGTATGCAAAATTTCTCGTGGGTGCGTGATCGTTTAACCGCGTATACAATTGCGCCTAAACGGCAAAAAAATAGCGCAGATACCCAACCACTAGCTCAGCCTAAAATTGAAAATGCTAATCAGTCACCAGCACCTTCGGTTTCTGGTCCAGCAGAAGACCCAGCAGCTGGAGCTTCACCCGCAGCAGAAGAAGCTAATGCTTTTTGA
- a CDS encoding type II toxin-antitoxin system VapC family toxin — MPLYVDTSALLKRYIAEPDSDICEQYLLAEPIWISARHTSVEIRRNLSRLLEGEALAQAHEQFTTDWQNINVIELDELTCEIAAEIAEATLARSLDALHLAAAIRVGKDSLRFLTYDIRQAQTARLLGFNIVGSV; from the coding sequence ATGCCCCTTTATGTTGATACTAGTGCTCTTTTAAAACGCTATATTGCCGAGCCTGATAGTGATATTTGTGAGCAATATCTTTTAGCTGAACCTATTTGGATTAGCGCTAGGCACACCAGTGTTGAGATCCGCCGCAATCTGTCACGCTTATTAGAAGGTGAAGCATTAGCTCAAGCGCATGAGCAATTCACAACCGATTGGCAGAATATTAATGTAATCGAATTAGATGAACTTACTTGCGAAATTGCCGCTGAAATTGCCGAAGCTACACTAGCACGGTCACTTGATGCTCTGCATCTGGCAGCAGCAATACGAGTTGGCAAAGATTCTTTACGTTTTCTTACCTATGATATTCGCCAAGCCCAAACTGCGCGTCTATTAGGATTTAACATTGTTGGCAGCGTTTAA
- a CDS encoding type II toxin-antitoxin system prevent-host-death family antitoxin, translating to MRIGIRALKANLSKYLKRAANGELILVTDRGESIALLGPIPGRLNLDKGIAQKWIRPAQGGPHRSAIRTKPKLSTQAALLDDRGE from the coding sequence ATGCGTATTGGTATACGAGCCCTCAAGGCAAATCTATCAAAATACCTAAAAAGGGCTGCCAATGGTGAATTGATCTTGGTCACTGATCGAGGGGAATCCATCGCCTTACTTGGCCCAATTCCTGGGCGTTTAAATCTTGATAAGGGTATTGCACAAAAATGGATTCGCCCTGCTCAAGGTGGCCCACATCGTTCTGCCATTCGTACTAAACCAAAATTATCTACACAAGCAGCATTGCTAGATGACCGAGGGGAGTAA